A region from the Phycisphaerales bacterium genome encodes:
- a CDS encoding DNA polymerase — translation MHLKHMFIDFNAFFASVEQQVQPRLRGRPVGVAATMIDSGCCIATSYEARVFGIKTGTRVGEARVLCRDVAIVPARPRLYVMMHQRFLKAIDTVIPVHKVHSIDEVDCLLDPTQRTVQRATELALAVKRAIRKHCGVSMRCSIGCASNRVLAKLGTDMMKPDGLVILPPDEIRARIGHLSVDELSGIGPGMTRRLERAGIRTVNELMARSAKEMRSLWGGLVGEAWWHILRGEEVREVRTKKSSVGHQHVLAPDLRSNESARAVAYRLLLKAAARLRHEGLAARKLSLGISFAQSHEFSSPWGGTSWGASAPLGEGCVDTPTMLEAMRSLWERVPKDDKPVLVSVTLQDVLVPGNASLPLFQQEAKRVDLSKAMDKVNQRYGGNTVYTANMQGVRGEGRGGIAFHIVPDLKLADSVQARQRGGEGADERHFSDEELEAMLDAGIADRRMM, via the coding sequence ATGCACCTCAAGCACATGTTCATCGACTTCAACGCGTTCTTCGCGTCGGTGGAGCAGCAGGTGCAGCCTCGGCTTCGCGGGCGGCCGGTGGGCGTGGCGGCGACGATGATCGACAGCGGGTGCTGCATCGCGACGAGTTACGAGGCGCGGGTCTTTGGGATCAAGACGGGGACGCGCGTGGGGGAGGCGCGGGTGTTGTGCCGGGATGTCGCGATTGTGCCCGCGAGGCCGCGGCTGTATGTGATGATGCACCAGCGGTTCCTGAAGGCGATCGACACGGTGATCCCGGTGCACAAGGTGCACTCGATCGACGAGGTGGATTGCCTGCTGGACCCGACGCAAAGGACGGTGCAGCGGGCGACGGAACTCGCGCTGGCGGTGAAGCGTGCGATCCGCAAGCACTGCGGCGTGTCGATGCGGTGCTCGATCGGGTGCGCGTCGAATCGCGTGCTGGCGAAACTGGGGACGGACATGATGAAGCCCGACGGCTTGGTGATCCTGCCGCCCGATGAGATCCGTGCGAGGATCGGGCACCTGAGCGTGGACGAGTTGTCGGGGATCGGGCCGGGGATGACGAGGAGGTTGGAGCGTGCGGGGATCAGGACGGTGAACGAACTGATGGCGCGTTCGGCGAAGGAGATGCGGTCGCTGTGGGGCGGGCTGGTGGGTGAGGCGTGGTGGCACATTCTGCGGGGGGAGGAGGTGCGCGAGGTGCGCACGAAGAAGAGTTCGGTGGGGCATCAGCACGTGCTCGCGCCGGATCTTCGCAGCAACGAGTCGGCCCGGGCCGTGGCGTATCGGCTGCTGCTCAAGGCGGCGGCACGGTTGCGGCACGAGGGGCTGGCCGCGCGGAAACTCTCGTTGGGGATCAGTTTTGCGCAGTCGCACGAGTTTTCTTCGCCCTGGGGCGGGACGAGTTGGGGGGCGTCGGCGCCCTTGGGCGAGGGGTGCGTGGACACGCCGACGATGCTCGAGGCGATGCGGTCGTTGTGGGAGCGTGTGCCGAAGGACGACAAGCCGGTTTTGGTGAGCGTGACGCTGCAGGACGTTCTCGTGCCGGGGAACGCGTCGTTGCCGTTGTTCCAGCAGGAGGCCAAGCGCGTGGATCTTTCCAAGGCGATGGACAAGGTGAACCAGCGGTATGGCGGGAACACGGTGTACACGGCGAACATGCAGGGCGTGCGCGGCGAGGGGCGCGGGGGAATCGCGTTTCATATCGTGCCGGATCTCAAACTCGCCGACTCGGTGCAGGCGAGGCAGCGCGGCGGCGAGGGCGCCGACGAGAGGCACTTCAGCGATGAGGAACTCGAGGCGATGCTCGACGCGGGGATCGCGGATCGGAGGATGATGTAA